The DNA region CCCTGAGCAGAGGGGAACAGGGATGTGACCCAccctgaaagaaaaagcagattatATTTACAACCCAGAGCAATAATCTGTTTAGGCTGTCTAAAGAGCCACAAACCAATAGATTATTTTTCTAGCAAGAAGCCTTTTCCTTACATTAGTCAGCACTAATCTGAGCTCTTACTTTCATACTTCCTGCTGTGAGTCTTTCTGTTTCATTACAGTAGGCACTTCTATCTCAGTAAAGCATCTCTCCAAAGCTTCCACAAAAATTAATAAACAGAGACAACATGTTTGCCTATTCTTGATGACAATTTCTAaccttctgctgtttttcttacaTGCCCTCCCAAAAGGCATTCTGGATCAGTCCAGTTTTGCTAAGCTGGGACAAAGGACTGCATATAACTACTCTACAGCGGCATATCCTGCACTTTTAAATACAAGAACTCTCTACGGTTTTATATGGACAATTGCCACCTTTAACTTTGAAGAAATTCAAAGGACTATTTGCTTTAAGAGCTGCAAGTGGCTCCATATGCAGAGCTAAGTAACAAAAATATCAAACACAAGCAAGACAGAAGGGACTGGATTCAAAGCGTACTACTCCTATAGTGTGTAACCAAGTTCAATTGGTATTCAGCAATCATTTTATCCATTTCATGGCCTGGCAAACATATTGCTGTTTCTTCATTTAAGACAGCAGCATGTGAACTGCCTCAATCTCAGTTCACACTGACCCAGAGCTTAAGCGTGACAGGCTTCCTGTAGTTTAAAGGGATGTTAGCTCTCCCAGCAGCAAAGAACACTAAACAGGAGATTCTAGCACTCCTTCATGGTCTCACCTCAAAGGAGGAGACGTTCATCATCATGCTCTTCTTACAACTACTTTTTATTACAACACTGAACATCATTAAAATGTTTAAGATTACTACAAAAATAGATTTATTGTGAATATTTTTCCCTGTCTTCTTTCTGCACTTCACAGCACTTTCTctcatcattttgttttgtttgtgcaaGCCCAACAGGAGacttataaaaaaaatcttcagtccAGTGCTCCCTGTACTATAAGGTGCTCCTTGAAACAATAATGGCTTGTACTACCTTAGAACAAAATGTTATGGCAACAACATGGTTTCTCACCCCCACGTCATGGTCCTCAGCAGGGACTTCCCCCTCCTCTTTGCTTGTGGGAACCTCCTTGGAGAGAATGCTGTAGGTTGTGACAACAACATCATATGCAGAGATCCTGTAAAAAGGCAAGTACAAATCAGGAGCAAGAACAATGAGGAAttcattttgcaaaacaaaacacacgcTCAAggttgaagaacaccacagttcTACAAGAGCTGAAATGCAGAGAGTTTTACAGGAAACTGAGCTTCATAGCAGTCAAAGAATGGTATGTTGTCCCCATTTTATGGATACTGAAATTAGACAAGGCTAAACACCAAGCTCAAGAAGACAGCGAAAGTCAGTGATATTGAATCCACACCACATCGCTTAGAACTTGGCACCTAGAAACACTGCTCAGCATGGCCAAAGTGGCATAGAAAGTTTTCTGACTTACCCATATAAccaatttgaaaaacaaacacccccacacaccccctacCCACAAAAAGCACAAGCATGGAAGAAACTGCCACTGACAATCTCTGCAAGCAAGAGACTAATTTTAGAGGACGtaagcttaacttttttttttggttatcaGGAGCAACAATAGCCTGAACCAGAACCACTCAGCATCGGTACAGACCATTATAATTTTGCTATATAATTCTAACAATAATACATCTTAACAGATATCAGTCTGACCTCCTGAATCCTCTGCTTTTTCATACTTCAGGTTCCTTCCATCAATACTAGAGTCACTGAATTTCAGTTTTGATATACAGAATCTCTTGCTCATATTTATAGTTTTGCACTTACGCCTCTGCATGTTTATCTCGGTTTGGCCCATGGTACAGATAAACCCTCAGCTTGCCATAGCCTACATGTCTGTCAATCTCTTTCTTCCAGTGGTGGATCAAGGAAGCAGGACAGATGATTAAAGTGCCATGGGAAGGGATAACAGTGGAATCTGCAAGAAAACATTgcaaacagattttcaatgtctTTATGTTAGACTACAACAAAGACAGAAGTTTAGCGagtcaaaaaaaattaagatcagCCCACTTTTCCTGTAAGCGCAGTTTGCGAAGCAGACCTATCCACATTGTATTCCTTGGGGTGGTTagttctgggaggaaaaaaaccttacTTAAACACTAAAAGCATCACTTCCTCTCCACTCAGAGTTATGCTATACATCTGTGCAGCTCCTTCAGATAAGTTGAAATGTCAGGAGTAAGGAACTAACCTTGATCTTTCTTGAGAATGTAATTCcaaataaatgcatcttttctgttttAGGAACCACATTTTGAACCACATAAAAAGAACCAATTATATAGTCAATAAAAGTGGGAAAACGGAAAAAATTGTCTCCATGTTCATGTAATTGGTTGGACTGTGACAGATTTTGGGGTCACACAGGAACCATATTGTTTCTTAAAAACTTTATAATGTCCATTATCTCCATAAACAAGGTAAAGTAATCCCACAGAAAGAACCAATCACATGGAGATAAGGAGTAATTAATGCAAGTCTTCATGCTAAGAAAACTATGTAAACATTCAACTATTTGAAACCACCATTTACTGGATCTACCCAGTTCAGGAAGCtaatcaattcaaaaaaaaagaaaaaaaaaaagccaaccaaacaagcaaaaaatacccCTCCCTAAAATAATATGAAGTGACAGGTTGGGGAATCTTGCACATCCACTAGAAGAACATATGACACTGATCAAGAGAAAGGTCTCACAAGGCAGTGCTGTAAATATTAAGGCTAATGGAATTTCCCTACAGAAGGGAAGTACGCACAGATGAGAGTCTTGTTTTAGGAGCCATTAACCTATAATGCTTTAGGCATTTCAAATGGCACTGTTTCATAACATATATACTGTATAGTAGAAACAATTCTGTACCATTTTTGGATAGCCAGATTTCtaacttctcctttcttttctctgtcttcaGCTTCTTCTGAGTCAGAATGAGAGCAATCATTGTTAGAGTCTTCCCCAAGCCCATGTCATCTgctggaaagagagaggcagacagaaatTGCGATGACCTGCAGAAATGAGCTCCCCGGACTCAGATCTACTCTGAAACAATTAACACAACAGAAAGTACCATGGAGAATCCTGGAAGCAGAAGTCTGACCATTTCAGGGCACAATTTAACGATGGGTTAATAGCTGTAATTGGTTGAAATACATGGAAGAACAAGCCCTTTGACATGCCTACAAATAACTTACTCTGAGGCTAATAATCAGCTATGTGCCAAGCTTTTCTTGGCATAAATCTGCCCCCAAAATCCACTTCCCCATTCTGTTACTTACCCAGAATACCTCCACACGGGCTCTGGCTCTCCCTCCAGAGTAGCCACGCAAGCGCTTGCTTTTGGTGCAGCAGCAGTGGAACCTGAGAGGATGAGATACAGGATCTGAAAGAAACACCTTGCACAGACACTTCTGCTTTCTATATCAAACTATCCAGCTCTGCTGTCCTACTACAGTTTTACTAAAAGGAAGTTGTCTACCCGTTGTTGGTTTCTACCCAAGAAAAGCAATTTCTGCAGAGAGGAGGCCAGCAATACCATAGGTCAGACCCACTAATGCTTCTACACAAACCATCCTCAAGCCTCACACTGCTCTGAGAGGATGAGAAGGTGGCTTATGCAAGTGGAAAAATCCACCTAAACCTGCCATGCTCACAACAGGTGTCACTGTCAAGGAGTGAGGAACTGAAAgcactttctcttttctcatcaAGTGTAAGACTCCTACAGGCTCTTAGGAAACATGAAGTGAGGCTAAATACTATCACCATGTGACATTAAATGACTTCCCTGGCATTGAAAGGGCCCAAGTGAATCTGACAAATGATATGATATCTACACATAAATGCACCACCTTGTAGAGGCATGTGCCTTCCAACACCTTGCACATAACCTTATAAATGGGTTCTGCACCACTACACAAACCAAGAGCTGCTCTTTAGCAGATCAGAATGGACTGATCTGGAGTCTATTGAGTTACACAGACTCAGTCTTCTGCAATGCTAAGAAACTACTTCTCATAGCTCACTAGGAGACCTAACTgggagaaaagagcaagaagttTCTTGCTAGACACCTGCCTCTGCTCTGCTAGTCACGTACATACAAATAATAGTGAGTTTGTTGCACTGTCTGAGGTACTACTACTTCAAGCAAGAGGGTAGAACATCAATATTGGCAGTCTGAAACAACCTCATGGGCAGGAAGCAATTAGACTGCCTTCTCCCATCAGGTTGAAAAATGGGAAGTTATTTCAAATGTGAAGGCATAGGATGCTCTAGGGCATCATCTCTGATGTTACACTTCATGATGAAGGTGACAAGAAATCTCTAAATTCAGCAGTCAACATCTTTTCTTGCTAACTCACCTTCAACCCAGAGGGATCTTCAGCCACTGTTTGCTCTGTTGGACAGGATTCCAGAGATTTGTGAAGATGATTAATAGCATCGCTTGTGGCACTGTGTACAGCCCTGATTCGGTCTTCTGCCATTCTTCCTCCATAAAGATTCTGCACGCCAGAGTTCACTAGAAAGACACGGTATTACAGGTGAGGTACGTTTACAAAGCTAAATCTCCCAAGCACAGTTTTTAATCTCAAAGATGAATTTTAGTGGCCACAGATGCCTAGGGGACAGCATACAGCTCTCAGTAACAGAAGTTTAGGGCCCTCACATGTCCACAAGCTTCAGGTTTCTCTGAGAAGTAGTGCTCACCAGTGTTCTCTAATGAAAAATCATCTTCCCATACTTACTTCCAAAGCCACGACTGCAATATTCACTGGAAcccaaagaagcagcagcagaggggTGACTGCATGAGCCTGAAGAGGCCCCTGCTGTAGGATCCCAGAGCGGAAGCGGTGTTATGAGCTTTGTACCACCTGGTCTGTCAAACAGGTCAGGCAAAGGTTCTTTGTGACAGCCACTCCTTGCACTATCCTCCCCTTAAGAAGAAAGGAATTGCAGGTTGAAAAAGTTTCACAACGGACCTCAGAGTTTTGTATTTTAGCCTTCATTTTGCAGACAGCTGTCCAACGGTCTGCTGTGCAGAAGGTTTTTAAGTGGTCATGCACAAATGAGTAACAGCAAGGTAGCAGGTTACCACGGCAGCTGAGTCACTGCAACCGCTCACATGCATGGTCTGAGCCTGCTCCTAACTGACAGACATTGAGGCCTGAGCTGAACCGCATTGCGAGGTTTATACCAACACAGTCAACTTTGCAACTGTGACCAGGTTAGTGCATACACGAGGCCAGTCCTGTGCATTGTTCCCATAGGATTTACTCTAGTTGGAGACACCTTTCTTGTCAATGTTTTGGTTAAGGAAAGGACATCCAAAAATGAATGGGTCAAGAACCCTGAGCTATCCTCTCCTTCCTAAAAGAGTCTCTCTTGCTTAAAACCAGACATGGTACAAGACATTGGAACTGATTGTTCTGTGGTGGCCTGGAGTTACTGTTTCCTTCCTAGAGAGCTTCAGTTTCCAGAGCTGACAAATTAAATTTTTTCATCAACATAACTGATAGCATAATCACAAAATAATTCCACTGTTGAGGTGACGGTGCAGCCAGCTCAACAAAATGCCTCTCTTCCACAACCAATTAATACTAGTTAATAGAATTAGGGAATTACTTTACAGGATTATCACACTGGAAGCAGCTTATCTTGTATATGATAACTCATACATTTGGtcacaaaaggcaaaataaactCCCGGCATAATCAGCAGGGTCCTATACTGCAACAAATAGGAAGTTAATGCTTCACTGGCAAGTTTTCAAACAGACACTTGCCTCAAATCACATAGCCAAAGCTGAAAACAGAACAAGTGATGGGTCCTAACCATGGAAGAAAACTCTCTCAGGAAACCACCACCCTTTACAGAGAAAATGTTTGAGTTCCTCCATTCatttccccccccaccctcaACTGTGTTCATCTTCAGTGAATCACAACAGATAAATTCTGTAGAGCCCACGTGCCATGTATAAATTCATGCTATTTTTCCATAACATTAACAACTATAGCAAGGTAAACTGCTTTGCAAAGTTtcaaggttgggggggggggggggggggggagtcctaCCTTTTTCTGTAGTGCCTCCTGCTGAAATGTTAAGAGCACTGAGCGCAGCTTCCAAATCCTGCACTTGCTTTAATAACCGTTTTCCTTTATCTGGCAGGAGCTGCACATTCACTGTAGCCAGTGTACTCTACGAAACAAGAAAATATCCAAAACCTGAATGTGCTTTACTAACATTGCTGCCCACAGGGAACAATCAGGAAGTCAGAAGTTTAAAAATGGTAATCTTATACCATGACAATTCATATTTTAACACAGTTCTACAACCTCCAAAAGCATTTAAGTGCACTTCAGTGTGCTTAAATAGTCTTTTAGCAGAAAATAAATTAACAGTTATTGTACTTTAGAAAACATGGAAGGATGTGGGGCCTCCACCTGTTTGTGAAACAGGACAGACAGTCAAGTGACTTGGATGATCTTTTAACATCTCTCCAAGCAACCAAAGTCCAGGCTACTTGCGCTTCTCTGTACCATTAGGAACAACACTTCTGATGGTTCATTCCAAAGTTCTGTTTTCAGCTCTGGGCAAACAGagggattttttaataataaaaattctgGAGCATATTATTGGCAATTataaaaaaagcagacaaagagATTGCACCACAGTATGAGTTTTCATGGCTAGATCACAACTCTTTCTCTACAAGGCcaaaagagacaaacagaaacagcCACAGTTAAGAAAGTTCAAGTTCGCTGCAAACTGTTCCATCTTATACAAATTACTTTCTAGTTAAGAGGCAGACAACCTCAGGCAAATCAAAACTGGGCAACCCCCAAAGACAGAAGGCTACACTGCCTTAGGGGAATTGTCTcgtgtttggttttattttaggtttttttttttttttttttttttaaatctgtgcctACACTGAATTTCTCCACCAAAACTCCAAATATTTCAGAAAGTTACTGCTGCGAGGGGAtactgccttctgctgcctgacATGAGTGGGAGAAGTCACCTTCAgcatagaagaagaaaaaggaataacAGCAGCAGTAAATGACCTTCTTCTGCCTCAGCTGCACAACAAGATGGTTGTGAAGAGCTTTAGGGTCCTGGGGTCCTTCTGTGTGAAGTGATGCTGCAGCTCCTGACAAAGATGCTCCCTGATTGCTCTTCCCTGAAGTTCCTGGAAGCACCTCTCTTGGCTGCAAACCCAGCACCAGTTTCTCAGGTTCACCTTTCCCCGATGTGGAAGAAACAAGTACTACTTCATCACTGCCACCATGAGATACTTGATCAGCAGGCTGTCCCAGCTCTGGCCTTATTTTTAGCTTGCATGGTGCTGCCTCCACCCCTGCTCCTCCCTTCAGGAGAGTGTGTTGCAATGCTAGTTGCAGTACTGTTGGGGAAACTGCATTTTCTTCAGACCTTGGTTTCATCTCTTTGTTCTTCTCACCAGTGCATTCTTTCTCTTTGGTTTCTTTATACCCACAGCTTTTTAAGTTTTTCTCTCTACACTGCCCCTCCTTTGGACACTTGGCACTTGTGCTTTGATTTCCAAGGCTTAGTGAAAAGGAATTGGATTTTCCACCCGCCTCTTTCTCCAGATATTCAGAAGACGACTTAGACTCCCTGCCACTGCCACCATGTTTCTCTCCATCCCAAGGGGTGTTTTTTGCTTTCCAAGTCTCAGACAGACTACATTTAGATTCAGACACCATGCTTTCCTTAAATTCTGTGTCATTCTTATTTCCTTTGGATTGTTTCTGTTTGGTTTTCAGTCCTTCTAGAGGCTCTCTCTCTATGGAGGAGTCTGAggttgatttcttttctttatctgACACCAGTACACTCTCTTTCTCTGGTTTCCCTCCTTTTGCTCTACTTTCCTCTCCAATGCCTTGTTTAATTTGTTTCCAGGATGATGGTTCACAATTCTTGTCTATCACTTTGAACGGATTTCGTTGACCACCAGGATTGAAAGGAGGTACTGAGGTAGGCCGTGATTCTAAATTTTTTGATGCTTTGGTAGCTTTTGGATCCTGAAATACAAACAAATTATGAAATGCTGCTAACTATGAATACAACCTAGTTACTTCAAGCAAGATTTTGGTCTCTATAAACATCACCTTTCCTATCATTTTAACAGGGTAAAGGTAaacatttcatccttttttttgttgttgtttgttttccttgtaaaatcactgctgcttttctgctgTCTTTGCCATTCCCATTGTTTTGGGGGACCCAGTCTCAACAGCATCCTTCTCAAAGAAGGAAAACACCTGGAGACCAAACCCAAGTCTCTGAGACTGGAGAACAAGGATTACTTCATACAATGCATTTAGGAGTAAGAGAGGTCTCACTTGGAGTACAGCAGGCTGACAGCCTGTTGAGCTAGAAAGTGCGAACTCTCCTACTGTGTAATTTCAGAGCAAATTGTGTGTTACAGAATGAACAGTCATTCTGGAACAAGCAGACACTCTAATATAAATGACATACTCATACCTGCCACGGGATGCTTCCACACCATTTCTTCCCATTCAATTTACTTTTAAGGCATCGATAAAATAGCCTACCGGAGAACAAAACAAGACTTGAGCTGCATGAGTCAGTAAAGGAACAACTCTAAATGCTCTTTAAGAAGTAGCTTGCACCAAAAACATCAGAGAGAAGATCTCTTGATCTGCACGTCACATCTGGACTTCTGTATAGCCAAAAGTCAGTGTTAGCAACATATAGCTTTTACAACAAAATCATTTTTTGGATAAATTTTTGgtcttattatttttctttgtcttgaaATGAAAGTTGAAGATGTAGTGGCAAAACATTAATTACTGCTCAGACACCGACTATGATCAAAGCCTCAGAAGACTCTTGTGATTTCAAAGGGCGAGAAAATAGCTAATCTTTTAGTTATACTGCATAGGCCACCTGGTCTTTAAAGCACTTCAGGAACAAAGACTTtggatgagacttttttttttttttttttaactggcagCCGACAAGAACTGCTGCAAGAGTTTTGTCTGAATTACAATTGTTGAATTTAATGCAATCATCACAAATCTTTGATGAACCTAACAACAGAGCTATGTCTAATTCTGTTAAAAACAATCCTTTTCTGTTCATTTAGGTTTATGCATTTGAACACAATTACAAATAAAAAGAGCAAACATTTTGAAACATACTGTGTGAAGGCCTCAAGCCAAGATGACTATTTCAGGCAGTTTTAAAAGGAAGCTTGGAGTGAGCTGTCGCCAAATAATTCCTAGTGTTGAAATCAGTGGCTACCATATAGTCTTTGTTTCCACTTTGGGCAAACTTACCTGTATTCATCTTTGTCCTGCTGTTGAATCAGGACTTGCAGCTCCACCACATTTCCCTCATGGATCAAACAGTAAGAAGCAGGAATACTGAaaataagagattaaaaaaaaaaaaaagaagaataaaggCAACACAAGCTGCCCACAGAACAGCAACGGCAAGAACATTACCTGGGACAAAACTTAGGAAAATCTTCTCAGAGACTACTTCACTAagaaaagagtagtccagaactgCTGAGAGCACTAAATTTCCCCCCAAACAGTCAGAATGCTAATCCTTCTTCTTTTCATTTGCAGGACATAACAAAAATTAACAAACTCCTGTTCTATTTCTCCACATATACTCAGGCCACTAGAATTTTCTGCATTGCTTCAATGCAGAAGCTTGCAAACCTCTAGAAGCCAGAATctgaaatgtaattaaaaataatcaagaatAGATACACAGGTGAATCATCTGAACAATAAATGCACAGGTCTCTAGTTATCAGGTGGTGGTCTACATCTGATGACAAAAAAGCCTGTGAGCTCAAGAGAATCAATGGGCAGTTGGAGATACTAGGTGATTATCTGATTCTTATGCATCTCCTTTACCATAATACCTATTTATGCACAGGCACACATGAAAAGCCTTAAATGGCACTTACCTAAAAATAGAACTATACGAAGAGAGAATATTCTATAAAAAGGAGAGTGGATACCATTGGCAGAGCAGAGGAAAATCATTCTCTTCTTCCAAATATATAATCTGGTTGTAATGAGATACTCCATTTTCCATAAGCCATGCTTTtcatacaaaaataagaaaaatctaaTCTAATCTGCTGCGATGGGTTGCCTGCCTATCCAAGTGACCAGCACGTTTCCCTCTCTAACCTCTGTGTCCTTCTCCTTAAGGCTTAGGGCTGACTGTTTTCACAGCACCTATTACAATGTCATACATTAGCCCACTAACAGGACTCATAGGGACTACAGAAATGAATAAGCTTTTATGGACTGTGAAAGAATTCAGGTGCTTAAGTGACAAAAATGACAACTTGTGTTCTTTGTGTGCTCAAACTGCTAGTTTTCACTGCTTTATGTACCAGAGCACATACAGAGCAGGCAGCTTCACCTCAGCAGCACCCCCGGAAGCAACAGGCCTGTCCTCCCCCACCTCGTTTCCACCCCCCTCGCAGCCTGACTGCTGCTGCGTTACCCTAGGTCAGCTGCACACCCCCCTCGTCGCAGGCCccccagccgcccgcccgcccacggggcacggccccccgcccccgggaCCTACGGCGCCGGCAGGACGAAGCCGCAGGCCGCCGCGCCCTGCGCTCCGCACACGTAGAAGCTCTTCCCCTGGTTGGGGCCATCGCGGACGCCCGTCTTCAGGACGCAGAGGGACCCtgcggggaaggggagaggagaggagagcgggCCGGGTCAGCGGgcctgggcgccgccgccgccgcgttgcgtcgcgtcgcgtcgcgtcgcgCCGCAGGCTcccggcggccgggccccccccaaCCGtccccgcgcgcgcccccgcccctcACCGTGCCCCGCGCACGCCACGGCCTCCATCACCGCGCGGCAGCCGGCAACCGCCAaccgccccagccctgccctcgtCCCCGCCCATCCTTCACATCAGCCAAGCCTGCGGAGCGCCTGCGGACCGGCCGCCCAatcggggcggggcgcgcggggcggcggagccAATCGCCGCTGCGCTCTGAATTCTCGCTTCTTCTCTCCGCCCCGCTTCGCTCCCTGGCGCTCTGCGCAGGTTCTGCTTTCAAACGGCGAGGGAAAGGGCGGGAAGAGGAGGGCGCGCTGCCATTGGCGGCTGCACGCCACGTGAGGGCctcgcgcggccgcccccggtgGGCGTGGCCGTCAGGTTCTGCTCTGGGCTCATCCCGCGCAGCCTGCAAATTTCTGCGGATCTGCAGCCCTGTCGTTGCAGGCAGAATcgggccttttttttttgtctgagaaaggagaaaaatgggcattcaatgtATTCCGCCCCCTTTGTTACTTTGGAGAACAAAAGCATGGTGAAATATCTCATTTCCTGAAGATGTTCATTCAGATTTTGAAGACCTGTCAGATTCTGATGCTATTTAATTAACTCAGATGTAAATTTGCACAATttcagttacagaatcacagaacagttgaggttggaagggacctctggagatcatctagtccaacccccctgctcaagcagggtcacctagagcacgttgcacaggattgcatccaggagtgttttgaatatctccagagaaggagactccacaacctctctgggcaacctgttccagtgctctgtcaccctcacagtgaagaagtttttcctcatgttaagatggaactgtctgtgtttcagtttgtgcccgttgcctcgcgtcctgtcgctgggcaccactgaaaagagtctggccccatcctcttgacaccttcccttcagatacttgtacacgttgataagatctcctctcagccttctcttctccaggctaaacaggcccagctccctcagtctttcctcataggggagatgctccagtcccctgatcatTTTCGTAGATGAAGCCAATTAAGCTACTCTGAAGTGAAAATGTGGTAGCACAACCAGCACCACTGTCTTAA from Apteryx mantelli isolate bAptMan1 chromosome 1, bAptMan1.hap1, whole genome shotgun sequence includes:
- the TTF2 gene encoding transcription termination factor 2 isoform X1 is translated as MEAVACAGHGSLCVLKTGVRDGPNQGKSFYVCGAQGAAACGFVLPAPIPASYCLIHEGNVVELQVLIQQQDKDEYRLFYRCLKSKLNGKKWCGSIPWQDPKATKASKNLESRPTSVPPFNPGGQRNPFKVIDKNCEPSSWKQIKQGIGEESRAKGGKPEKESVLVSDKEKKSTSDSSIEREPLEGLKTKQKQSKGNKNDTEFKESMVSESKCSLSETWKAKNTPWDGEKHGGSGRESKSSSEYLEKEAGGKSNSFSLSLGNQSTSAKCPKEGQCREKNLKSCGYKETKEKECTGEKNKEMKPRSEENAVSPTVLQLALQHTLLKGGAGVEAAPCKLKIRPELGQPADQVSHGGSDEVVLVSSTSGKGEPEKLVLGLQPREVLPGTSGKSNQGASLSGAAASLHTEGPQDPKALHNHLVVQLRQKKSTLATVNVQLLPDKGKRLLKQVQDLEAALSALNISAGGTTEKGEDSARSGCHKEPLPDLFDRPGGTKLITPLPLWDPTAGASSGSCSHPSAAASLGSSEYCSRGFGMNSGVQNLYGGRMAEDRIRAVHSATSDAINHLHKSLESCPTEQTVAEDPSGLKVPLLLHQKQALAWLLWRESQSPCGGILADDMGLGKTLTMIALILTQKKLKTEKRKEKLEIWLSKNDSTVIPSHGTLIICPASLIHHWKKEIDRHVGYGKLRVYLYHGPNRDKHAEAISAYDVVVTTYSILSKEVPTSKEEGEVPAEDHDVGGGSHPCSPLLRVAWARVILDEAHNIKNPKVQTSIAVCKLRASARWAVTGTPIQNNLLDMYSLLRFLRCSPFDEYKVWKFQVDNNTRKGGERLSLLTRSLLLRRTKDQLDSSGKPLVSLPQRSTQLHQLKLSAEEQSVYNVLFARSRSTLQSYLKRQEQKNQCREYSGGNPFERVAQEFGTSQKELLAGSQSASQVSSTVHILSMLLRLRQCCCHLSLLKMALDQVNLTSEGLSLSLEEQLSALTLSELQTPDSKATVYLNGTAFKMDLFEITKESTKIAHLLAELKIIQSCSESQKSVIVSQWTSMLKVVAVHLQRLGLKYATVDGSVNPKQRMDVVEEFNNNPKGPQVMLVSLLAGGVGLNLIGGNHLFLLDMHWNPALEDQACDRIYRVGQRKDVMIHRFVCEGTVEEKIVELQTRKKDLAQQVLSGKGESFSKLTLADLKILFGI
- the TTF2 gene encoding transcription termination factor 2 isoform X3, which encodes MEAVACAGHGSLCVLKTGVRDGPNQGKSFYVCGAQGAAACGFVLPAPIPASYCLIHEGNVVELQVLIQQQDKDEYRLFYRCLKSKLNGKKWCGSIPWQDPKATKASKNLESRPTSVPPFNPGGQRNPFKVIDKNCEPSSWKQIKQGIGEESRAKGGKPEKESVLVSDKEKKSTSDSSIEREPLEGLKTKQKQSKGNKNDTEFKESMVSESKCSLSETWKAKNTPWDGEKHGGSGRESKSSSEYLEKEAGGKSNSFSLSLGNQSTSAKCPKEGQCREKNLKSCGYKETKEKECTGEKNKEMKPRSEENAVSPTVLQLALQHTLLKGGAGVEAAPCKLKIRPELGQPADQVSHGGSDEVVLVSSTSGKGEPEKLVLGLQPREVLPGTSGKSNQGASLSGAAASLHTEGPQDPKALHNHLVVQLRQKKSTLATVNVQLLPDKGKRLLKQVQDLEAALSALNISAGGTTEKVNSGVQNLYGGRMAEDRIRAVHSATSDAINHLHKSLESCPTEQTVAEDPSGLKVPLLLHQKQALAWLLWRESQSPCGGILADDMGLGKTLTMIALILTQKKLKTEKRKEKLEIWLSKNDSTVIPSHGTLIICPASLIHHWKKEIDRHVGYGKLRVYLYHGPNRDKHAEAISAYDVVVTTYSILSKEVPTSKEEGEVPAEDHDVGGGSHPCSPLLRVAWARVILDEAHNIKNPKVQTSIAVCKLRASARWAVTGTPIQNNLLDMYSLLRFLRCSPFDEYKVWKFQVDNNTRKGGERLSLLTRSLLLRRTKDQLDSSGKPLVSLPQRSTQLHQLKLSAEEQSVYNVLFARSRSTLQSYLKRQEQKNQCREYSGGNPFERVAQEFGTSQKELLAGSQSASQVSSTVHILSMLLRLRQCCCHLSLLKMALDQVNLTSEGLSLSLEEQLSALTLSELQTPDSKATVYLNGTAFKMDLFEITKESTKIAHLLAELKIIQSCSESQKSVIVSQWTSMLKVVAVHLQRLGLKYATVDGSVNPKQRMDVVEEFNNNPKGPQVMLVSLLAGGVGLNLIGGNHLFLLDMHWNPALEDQACDRIYRVGQRKDVMIHRFVCEGTVEEKIVELQTRKKDLAQQVLSGKGESFSKLTLADLKILFGI
- the TTF2 gene encoding transcription termination factor 2 isoform X2, giving the protein MEAVACAGHGSLCVLKTGVRDGPNQGKSFYVCGAQGAAACGFVLPAPIPASYCLIHEGNVVELQVLIQQQDKDEYRLFYRCLKSKLNGKKWCGSIPWQDPKATKASKNLESRPTSVPPFNPGGQRNPFKVIDKNCEPSSWKQIKQGIGEESRAKGGKPEKESVLVSDKEKKSTSDSSIEREPLEGLKTKQKQSKGNKNDTEFKESMVSESKCSLSETWKAKNTPWDGEKHGGSGRESKSSSEYLEKEAGGKSNSFSLSLGNQSTSAKCPKEGQCREKNLKSCGYKETKEKECTGEKNKEMKPRSEENAVSPTVLQLALQHTLLKGGAGVEAAPCKLKIRPELGQPADQVSHGGSDEVVLVSSTSGKGEPEKLVLGLQPREVLPGTSGKSNQGASLSGAAASLHTEGPQDPKALHNHLVVQLRQKKSTLATVNVQLLPDKGKRLLKQVQDLEAALSALNISAGGTTEKGEDSARSGCHKEPLPDLFDRPGGTKLITPLPLWDPTAGASSGSCSHPSAAASLGSSEYCSRGFGMNSGVQNLYGGRMAEDRIRAVHSATSDAINHLHKSLESCPTEQTVAEDPSGLKVPLLLHQKQALAWLLWRESQSPCGGILDDMGLGKTLTMIALILTQKKLKTEKRKEKLEIWLSKNDSTVIPSHGTLIICPASLIHHWKKEIDRHVGYGKLRVYLYHGPNRDKHAEAISAYDVVVTTYSILSKEVPTSKEEGEVPAEDHDVGGGSHPCSPLLRVAWARVILDEAHNIKNPKVQTSIAVCKLRASARWAVTGTPIQNNLLDMYSLLRFLRCSPFDEYKVWKFQVDNNTRKGGERLSLLTRSLLLRRTKDQLDSSGKPLVSLPQRSTQLHQLKLSAEEQSVYNVLFARSRSTLQSYLKRQEQKNQCREYSGGNPFERVAQEFGTSQKELLAGSQSASQVSSTVHILSMLLRLRQCCCHLSLLKMALDQVNLTSEGLSLSLEEQLSALTLSELQTPDSKATVYLNGTAFKMDLFEITKESTKIAHLLAELKIIQSCSESQKSVIVSQWTSMLKVVAVHLQRLGLKYATVDGSVNPKQRMDVVEEFNNNPKGPQVMLVSLLAGGVGLNLIGGNHLFLLDMHWNPALEDQACDRIYRVGQRKDVMIHRFVCEGTVEEKIVELQTRKKDLAQQVLSGKGESFSKLTLADLKILFGI